The genomic region GCTATAGTGCCTTAGATTGGTTGCAATATGTTACCTATGTTAATGGAACCCCATATACTCAGCCAAATATAACGATAGACAGTCCGCTCACTATTGAGGTTTACTATGCCTGGACGACTGGTTACACATCACTCTAGGGGTATTAAAATGAAAGCTCAATCCGAATTCATTGCATTCATCATCGCAATAATCCTAATCGTCGTCATCCTAGTACCTCTGGCCTTCCTAGTTCTCGACTTCTCGAAACCCTCAGCTCAACAGGTAGACGAAATCTCCGTCCTTAGAAGACAAATAGATGGAGGATCTATCCTCCTCTTCTTCAACTCCACGCCCTCTAAATCGACCTTGCTCACGATAAGAGGAGGGAGCAACTACACTCTAGAAGGCGTATTCTATGACTATCACGGTCAATGGATAAACATCTCCAACAAGATCACACCTTCTGTCCCAGCCCCCTCATCTACAACTTCACCCTCCCCTCTTACGTATGGAACAGAACTCTTCTCCTCGAGATCTCAGGTTACAACGTCTCAGTTTTCGCCACTGTTCTCCCCAACGAGACTGCCTTCGCATAGTAATTCCCTTTCTCCTCATCCCTTCTTTCTACCTCAAAACCTCTAGTTACATTTATTAATCCTAGATCCCTCTTCATCACGGAGGGTACAAGAACAGGAGATGTCTGAACAGGTCACGTTCCAATCCCACGAAGACAGAATAGTAGGGAAACATGTTTTCGGAAACCTATACGACATTGACCCGGAAGACCTGAACAACGAGCAACTCCTCAAGGATCTAGTTCTGAAGGCAGTTGAGATCGCTCACATGAACCTGGTCGAGGCTAAGTCCTGGAGCTTCGGTGGAAAGAAGGGCGGAGTCTCGGTCATAGCCCTAATTGAGGAGAGCCACATCGCACTTCATACATGGAACGAATATAACTACGCTACCCTAGACGTTTACACCTGCGGAGAGGACAGCGACCCCCAGGCTGCTTTCAAGTTCATCGTTGAGGCCCTAAAGCCTAGGCGGTACCAAGTCTTCTTCGCAGATAGAAGCTCCAGTTAATCTTTTTTCGACTCTTGTCTATAACCCTATAGACAATTACCGAAAACCTTTATAATCAT from Metallosphaera sedula DSM 5348 harbors:
- the speD gene encoding adenosylmethionine decarboxylase; protein product: MSEQVTFQSHEDRIVGKHVFGNLYDIDPEDLNNEQLLKDLVLKAVEIAHMNLVEAKSWSFGGKKGGVSVIALIEESHIALHTWNEYNYATLDVYTCGEDSDPQAAFKFIVEALKPRRYQVFFADRSSS